In one window of Syngnathus typhle isolate RoL2023-S1 ecotype Sweden linkage group LG7, RoL_Styp_1.0, whole genome shotgun sequence DNA:
- the LOC133157646 gene encoding guanine nucleotide exchange factor for Rab-3A-like isoform X2, with product MDAFEGIHSVRISPSPPPPTSSGRAYEVLKAGRSGIAVYSSAVFFGTPSEAEEKGCVVGRLVDLDPEPDPRLEGRGQVGPTLDIDHEVQSRVRSTSLEMREKEIREKGSEILSEQLDAAKKELKLKDKECERLSQVRIQLEQELEELTASLFEEAHKMVREANVKQAGAEKQLKEAQGKIDVLQAEVTVLKSLVLTSTPSAPNRQLHPQLQLPIGGNNRNKSMSGGFPSPPGKPDPPSLPVQPVVKEDREMDSVLYAEFLMWKEHPSLDRSSALMSRIYREDIGPCLSFTRSELSQLVQSAVENNSLTIEPVAMSALPIVKASAIECGGPKKCALSGVSRQCRHRIKLGDKGNYYYISPSSRARITAVCNFFTYIRYIQQGLVRHNAEQMFWEVMRLRREMSVAKLGFFLTEQS from the exons ATGGATGCTTTCGAGGGAATTCACAGTGTTCGGATTTCCCCCTCTCCGCCGCCCCCGACCTCGTCCGGTCGAGCCTATGAAGTCCTGAAGGCGGGGAGGTCGGGAATAGCAGTGTATTCCTCTGCTGTGTTCTTTGGGACGCCATCCGAGGCTGAGGAGAAGGGCTGTGTGGTAGGAAG GTTGGTAGATCTGGATCCCGAGCCAGATCCCAGATTGGAGGGAAGAGGCCAGGTTGGGCCCACACTGGATATAGACCATGAAGTCCAGTCCCGCGTGCGCAGCACCTCCTTGGAAATGCGAGAGAAAGAAATTCGCGAAAAAGGCTCGGAGATCCTCAGCGAACAGTTAGATGCTGCAAAGAAG GAACTCAAACTAAAAGATAAAGAATGTGAGCGTCTGTCACAGGTCAGGATTCAGTTGGAGCAAGAACTAGAGGAGCTCACCGCCAGTTTATTTGAG GAAGCTCACAAGATGGTACGCGAGGCAAACGTCAAACAAGCAGGAGCAGAGAAACAACTGAAGGAGGCTCAGGGAAAG ATTGACGTCCTTCAAGCTGAAGTGACGGTGCTCAAGTCTCTGGTGTTGACCTCCACTCCATCCGCGCCCAACCGCCAACTGCATCCTCAGCTGCAGCTCCCCATCGGCGGAAACAATCGCAACAAGAGTATGAGCGGCGGATTCCCGTCCCCACCTGGCAAACCGGACCCTCCGTCACTTCCCGTTCAGCCCGTGGTCAAAGAGGACCGAGAG ATGGACTCGGTCCTATACGCAGAGTTCCTCATGTGGAAAGAGCATCCGAGTCTAGATCGCTCATCTGCGCTCATGAGTCGCATCTACAGAGAAGACATCGGGCCTTGTCTCTCTTTTACGCGATCTGAG CTGTCCCAGCTGGTGCAGAGCGCCGTAGAAAACAACTCTCTGACTATCGAACCCGTGGCCATGTCAGCGTTACCGATAGTTAAAGCCTCGGCCATCGAATGTGGAGGACCTAA AAAATGTGCACTAAGCGGCGTGTCGAGACAGTGCAGACATCGCATTAAACTCGGCGATAAGGGCAACTACTACTATATTTCCCCCTCCAGCCGAGCACGG ATCACGGCCGTGTGCAACTTTTTTACATATATCCGCTACATCCAGCAAGGCTTGGTCAGGCATAATG CCGAGCAGATGTTCTGGGAGGTGATGCGACTACGAAGGGAAATGAGTGTGGCGAAGTTGGGTTTTTTTCTCACAGAGCAGAGTTAG
- the LOC133157646 gene encoding guanine nucleotide exchange factor for Rab-3A-like isoform X1 translates to MDAFEGIHSVRISPSPPPPTSSGRAYEVLKAGRSGIAVYSSAVFFGTPSEAEEKGCVVGRLVDLDPEPDPRLEGRGQVGPTLDIDHEVQSRVRSTSLEMREKEIREKGSEILSEQLDAAKKELKLKDKECERLSQVRIQLEQELEELTASLFEEAHKMVREANVKQAGAEKQLKEAQGKIDVLQAEVTVLKSLVLTSTPSAPNRQLHPQLQLPIGGNNRNKSMSGGFPSPPGKPDPPSLPVQPVVKEDREMDSVLYAEFLMWKEHPSLDRSSALMSRIYREDIGPCLSFTRSELSQLVQSAVENNSLTIEPVAMSALPIVKASAIECGGPNYFRAAVETKCALSGVSRQCRHRIKLGDKGNYYYISPSSRARITAVCNFFTYIRYIQQGLVRHNAEQMFWEVMRLRREMSVAKLGFFLTEQS, encoded by the exons ATGGATGCTTTCGAGGGAATTCACAGTGTTCGGATTTCCCCCTCTCCGCCGCCCCCGACCTCGTCCGGTCGAGCCTATGAAGTCCTGAAGGCGGGGAGGTCGGGAATAGCAGTGTATTCCTCTGCTGTGTTCTTTGGGACGCCATCCGAGGCTGAGGAGAAGGGCTGTGTGGTAGGAAG GTTGGTAGATCTGGATCCCGAGCCAGATCCCAGATTGGAGGGAAGAGGCCAGGTTGGGCCCACACTGGATATAGACCATGAAGTCCAGTCCCGCGTGCGCAGCACCTCCTTGGAAATGCGAGAGAAAGAAATTCGCGAAAAAGGCTCGGAGATCCTCAGCGAACAGTTAGATGCTGCAAAGAAG GAACTCAAACTAAAAGATAAAGAATGTGAGCGTCTGTCACAGGTCAGGATTCAGTTGGAGCAAGAACTAGAGGAGCTCACCGCCAGTTTATTTGAG GAAGCTCACAAGATGGTACGCGAGGCAAACGTCAAACAAGCAGGAGCAGAGAAACAACTGAAGGAGGCTCAGGGAAAG ATTGACGTCCTTCAAGCTGAAGTGACGGTGCTCAAGTCTCTGGTGTTGACCTCCACTCCATCCGCGCCCAACCGCCAACTGCATCCTCAGCTGCAGCTCCCCATCGGCGGAAACAATCGCAACAAGAGTATGAGCGGCGGATTCCCGTCCCCACCTGGCAAACCGGACCCTCCGTCACTTCCCGTTCAGCCCGTGGTCAAAGAGGACCGAGAG ATGGACTCGGTCCTATACGCAGAGTTCCTCATGTGGAAAGAGCATCCGAGTCTAGATCGCTCATCTGCGCTCATGAGTCGCATCTACAGAGAAGACATCGGGCCTTGTCTCTCTTTTACGCGATCTGAG CTGTCCCAGCTGGTGCAGAGCGCCGTAGAAAACAACTCTCTGACTATCGAACCCGTGGCCATGTCAGCGTTACCGATAGTTAAAGCCTCGGCCATCGAATGTGGAGGACCTAA TTACTTTAGGGCAGCAGTGGAGAC AAAATGTGCACTAAGCGGCGTGTCGAGACAGTGCAGACATCGCATTAAACTCGGCGATAAGGGCAACTACTACTATATTTCCCCCTCCAGCCGAGCACGG ATCACGGCCGTGTGCAACTTTTTTACATATATCCGCTACATCCAGCAAGGCTTGGTCAGGCATAATG CCGAGCAGATGTTCTGGGAGGTGATGCGACTACGAAGGGAAATGAGTGTGGCGAAGTTGGGTTTTTTTCTCACAGAGCAGAGTTAG